In a single window of the Malaciobacter mytili LMG 24559 genome:
- a CDS encoding NACHT domain-containing protein has translation MSTELRLNDTQKREILRSFKEVDMHKELKILFSKMYNKNGDVYLTHGRDEMGRDLIISLNDPTGIENIAVVVKMDKLSGSASDKTLFEITTQIRQCFEVPLNVKDRLSPLKTNRVYVCIFGEISNKAESNLNANLKEHEGKIKYFDIHMMLKFFTEYYSNIFLGAASIEALHNKYKELSETLLNKNKFIETSFIEPNLRIFNKSKEHLLAISKNSDSAKIGKTIGENLFGEKETINTMATKLLNSQYKILVEGDAGSGKTIFVIKLTMHIIEETIHSINVQNCNEMKSISIPIVLKATDLTNGKNIEKKILEYCYSEEEILLPSLLLIDGMDEVNNKTKEKIISEAEAYCKRKNISLLFTSRKSTEVKKKLHKYQNYELLPFETSQAINYIKKMLSQNQILLNTLIKGIEVLQHQIPLYPMSLSLLIEIAETQKEIPASISELYKRYIDMTLNQYSNGEQINIIFEPTIKMTFLEDISFNLFYKNNVAIIKRNSFENFIDNYIKNFPLITNKEIFIIELERTSLIKIGEEHVEFLHKSFLDYFIASYFKNRQTELYDSDEFKDIYKLYHSSLWEDVTYFYFGQKARITKKEIDLLLSNTPEDFEPLLKDVSQFMIAKLLQFAWHTDSLDKEHAIKVSISNILEMRKGLSKLIEEDLGMQLPKILGDIQMIHFVDEAYSSRFLVDEVKSIIESIDKNKIAENANLFYFSTLYILENMNLLGEEYTKKFLDSFIEYSDCVNPDISLPLVNIVNLFVNKGKLQATDEQSKNLSIITTKMKKKYRDLTIDYLSFKNKMDEMRINKLSNSTKKRKYK, from the coding sequence ATGAGCACAGAATTAAGACTTAATGATACTCAAAAAAGAGAAATTCTTAGAAGCTTTAAAGAAGTTGATATGCATAAAGAACTTAAAATACTGTTTTCTAAAATGTATAATAAAAATGGGGATGTTTATCTTACTCATGGGCGAGATGAAATGGGAAGAGACTTAATAATATCTTTAAATGATCCAACTGGAATTGAGAATATTGCAGTTGTTGTTAAAATGGATAAATTATCAGGTTCTGCATCTGATAAAACTTTATTTGAAATTACAACTCAAATTAGACAATGTTTTGAAGTACCTTTAAATGTAAAAGACAGATTGTCTCCACTAAAAACAAATAGAGTTTATGTTTGCATTTTTGGTGAAATATCAAACAAAGCTGAATCAAATTTAAATGCTAATCTAAAAGAACATGAAGGGAAAATTAAATATTTTGATATTCATATGATGTTGAAGTTTTTTACTGAATATTATTCAAATATATTTTTAGGTGCAGCAAGTATTGAGGCATTACATAATAAATATAAAGAATTATCAGAAACTTTATTAAATAAGAACAAATTTATTGAAACTTCATTTATAGAGCCTAATTTAAGAATCTTTAATAAATCAAAAGAACATTTGCTAGCCATTTCTAAAAACTCAGATAGTGCTAAAATTGGAAAAACAATTGGAGAAAATTTATTTGGAGAAAAAGAAACTATAAATACAATGGCTACTAAATTACTAAATAGCCAATATAAAATTTTAGTTGAAGGTGATGCAGGTTCAGGAAAAACAATTTTTGTAATTAAATTAACTATGCATATTATAGAAGAGACAATACATAGTATTAATGTACAAAACTGTAATGAAATGAAGTCAATTAGTATACCAATAGTTTTAAAAGCTACTGATTTAACGAATGGAAAGAATATTGAGAAAAAAATATTAGAGTATTGTTACAGTGAAGAAGAAATTTTATTACCTTCTTTATTATTAATTGATGGTATGGATGAGGTAAATAATAAAACAAAAGAAAAAATAATTAGTGAAGCAGAGGCTTATTGTAAAAGAAAAAATATAAGCTTACTTTTTACATCAAGAAAAAGTACCGAAGTGAAAAAGAAATTGCACAAATATCAGAACTACGAGCTTCTTCCTTTTGAAACATCACAAGCTATAAATTATATAAAAAAAATGCTAAGTCAAAATCAAATTCTTTTAAATACTCTAATAAAAGGTATAGAAGTTCTACAACATCAAATCCCACTATATCCAATGTCATTATCTCTATTAATTGAAATTGCAGAAACTCAAAAAGAAATACCTGCTTCAATAAGTGAGCTTTATAAAAGATATATTGATATGACTTTAAATCAATATAGTAATGGAGAACAAATTAATATAATTTTTGAGCCAACAATAAAAATGACTTTCTTAGAAGATATTTCTTTTAATTTATTCTATAAAAATAATGTAGCAATAATCAAAAGAAATTCATTTGAAAACTTTATTGACAATTATATTAAGAATTTTCCATTAATTACGAATAAAGAAATATTTATTATAGAATTAGAGAGAACTTCACTTATTAAAATAGGAGAAGAACATGTTGAATTTTTACATAAATCATTTTTAGATTATTTTATTGCATCATATTTTAAGAATAGGCAAACTGAATTATATGATTCAGATGAATTTAAAGATATTTATAAACTATATCATTCATCATTATGGGAAGATGTTACATACTTCTACTTTGGACAGAAAGCAAGGATAACTAAAAAAGAGATAGATTTATTATTATCTAATACTCCAGAAGATTTTGAACCATTACTTAAAGATGTAAGTCAGTTTATGATTGCAAAATTATTACAATTTGCTTGGCACACAGATTCCTTAGATAAAGAACACGCAATTAAAGTAAGTATTTCAAATATTTTAGAAATGAGAAAAGGTTTGTCAAAGCTTATTGAAGAAGATTTAGGTATGCAATTACCAAAAATACTTGGGGATATACAAATGATACATTTTGTAGACGAAGCATATTCGAGCAGATTTTTAGTTGATGAGGTAAAATCTATAATTGAGAGTATAGATAAAAATAAAATTGCAGAAAATGCAAACTTATTTTATTTTTCAACTTTATATATATTAGAAAATATGAATTTACTAGGTGAGGAATATACAAAGAAGTTTTTAGATAGTTTTATAGAATATTCCGATTGTGTAAATCCTGACATATCTCTTCCATTAGTAAATATAGTAAATTTATTTGTAAATAAAGGAAAATTACAAGCAACTGATGAACAATCAAAAAATCTTTCAATAATTACAACAAAGATGAAGAAAAAATACAGAGATTTAACAATAGATTATTTAAGTTTTAAAAATAAAATGGATGAAATGAGAATAAATAAACTTTCAAATTCAACAAAAAAAAGAAAGTATAAATAA
- a CDS encoding porin family protein, protein MKKLVGSIATATILTSGAFASDFYMGLNLGQSKVDTQIENVQNASLDEKDTSYGVTLGYNINKYFAVQTTYTKFGDATLDFKPGSTFKLKNEPLTSFVDGDIKVETKSISLELIGKAPIHNYFTPFIKLGMHRYSKELKLNTTLGSVYSKATGTDKLVGLGIESKFTENIYTRVGYDKYYLDDEGDVKNLSFSFIYKF, encoded by the coding sequence ATGAAAAAATTAGTTGGTTCAATTGCAACAGCAACTATACTTACATCAGGAGCATTTGCGAGTGATTTTTATATGGGTTTAAACCTAGGGCAAAGTAAAGTTGATACACAAATTGAGAATGTACAAAATGCAAGTTTAGATGAAAAAGATACAAGTTATGGGGTAACTTTAGGATATAATATTAATAAATACTTTGCAGTACAAACAACATATACAAAATTTGGTGATGCAACACTTGATTTTAAACCTGGAAGTACATTTAAGTTAAAAAATGAACCTCTTACATCATTTGTTGATGGGGATATTAAAGTAGAAACTAAATCAATATCTTTAGAACTTATAGGAAAAGCTCCAATTCATAACTATTTTACACCATTTATTAAATTGGGTATGCATAGATATTCTAAGGAATTAAAACTGAATACAACACTTGGTTCAGTATACTCAAAAGCAACTGGAACAGACAAATTAGTTGGTTTAGGTATTGAATCAAAATTCACAGAAAATATTTATACAAGAGTAGGGTATGATAAATACTATTTAGATGATGAAGGTGATGTAAAAAATCTTTCTTTCTCATTTATCTACAAATTCTAA